The Arachis duranensis cultivar V14167 chromosome 9, aradu.V14167.gnm2.J7QH, whole genome shotgun sequence genomic sequence GACGAATCGCCGATAGAAACTTGCGTGACCAAgaaacgaacggacttccctcacagaggaggggtaaggtaaaccagAAATATCATCTACCTTTGCTAGATCAACTGAAATACCAAATTAGagacaacatgtcctagaacaataccttgttttaccataaagtcacatttttcaaaatttaatacaaggtttgaactaacacacctgtctAATACTCTAGCTAAACTATCAAAGAAAAGgtcaaatgaatcaccatacacactaaaatcatccataaaaacttccatacagtcctcaagaAGGTcggagaaaagactcatcatgcatctttggaaTGTAGTTGGTGCATtacacaagccaaagggcattctcttatatGCATACATTCCGAAGGGgcatgtaaaagtagttttctcCTTATTCTCAAGagctatatgaatttgaaaatagctagtgtaaccatctagaaaatagTAGTGTGATTTACTTGACAGGCaatcaagcatttgatcgatGAAGGGCagtgggtagtgatccttgcgagtTGCTTGGTTGAGATGCCTGTAGTCAATACAGACTCTCCAAGAGTTTTGTACTCTCTTTGCTATGAgttctccatgctcattctttacTGTTGTGACACCAGGCTTCTTGGGTACCACTTGTACTGGACTAACCCATTCGCTATCTGAGATTGGGTAGATGATATCAGCCTCAAGCAGCCTggttacttccttcttgacCACCTCTATAATGGTGGGGTTCAGCCGCCTTTGAGGTTGATAGGCAAGCCTTGttccctcttctaaaaatattcggTGCTCACAGacttgagggctgatgcctactatatctgccaaactccacccaatgGCCTTCTTGTGTCTTCTTAGCACACTAAGCAGCTGCTCCTCCTGTTGGGAAGTGAGTTCCCTTACAATGATAACTGGGAGCTTCTGattatcctcaaggtaagcatacttgaggtggggTGGAAGGGGCTTCAGCTCCATTTTCTGCTCATGACTAGGTTCTTGATCATCTGGAGCTAATTGTAGTGGCAAGGTATCTTCAGTAAGCTAAGAGGGTGTCCCCACACTTGCCTCTTGCTCCATAAGCGTCTCTTCTATCTCTTTTTGGTGAACTTTAGCCACGGTCTCGTCAATAATATTGCATTGGAAGATGGAGTGATCTTCTGGTgggtgcttcatagcttcatccaGGTTGAAGCTCACTGTTCTGCCATCTATCCCAAAAGAGTAAGTTCCTGAGAAGGCATCCAATTTGAACCTTGAAGTCTTCAGAAATGGCCTTTCAAGCAGGATGGATGATGGTCTTCCTGATTCATTAGGGGGCATCTCCAGAATGTAGAAATCAATAGGGAATGTGAGCCCCTTAATGGCGCCACCTGTAGCGTCTGCGCCTCTTGGTGCTTCATTCCTTGGTGGggttgcttcttcttcaactgcTCCTTGTGCTGCATCCTCTCCTTCAGCATCTTCCAACTCAACAATGTCTTCAACTGGGATGTCTACTTTTGAGCTTAGCTCCTCATGACTCCTCTCTGACAGTGTAGTCCTAGATCTCAAAGTAATGGCATTGATTCCTCGTTTAGGATTGGGTAAAGGTTGAGAAGGAAGTGTATTTGAGCTGGCAGGCTGATTGTTGAAAGTGGTCGATGATCCAATCTGGGAGACGAGAGCTTGTATAGCAAAAGTTAGACCATTAATTTGACTTTCCATAGTCGTTTGTCTTTGTGCAAGAGATTAAAGCAACTTGTCATTGGGACAGGAAGGCGGACCTTGCTGTTGGTTGTTTAGAGACCCCTGGTTTTGCCTTTGGTGTGGTGCTCGATAAGGATGGTTCTAGTTCTGCTGAGACCAGTtctgttgattgttgttgttgttccatcTATGATTTCCACCATCGTCTCTGCTTCCTTGATTGTAGTTGTCCTTCTAACTTTGGTTGGAATTACCTTTCCACCCTTGGTTGGAGTTATCTTGCCAACCTTGATTGTAGTTCCCACCTTGGCTGTAATTACCACCTTGTTTATAGTAGCCTTGATtagggcggtcatagaagttatggGTAGCTGCCACGAGGGTGTCTTCTTGTTGGAGTTGTGGACATTCATCAGTGTAATGGGTATTTCACGCACATATTCTGCAAACTCTCTGAGAGGCCAACTGTTGATACTGTTGTTGTGGACGAggttgaggttgttgttgattcagaTGTATCTACTTCAGTAAGTTGGTTATCTCACATAGCGTCTTTGTGAGAGCAGTATTCTCATTACTAGAGAAAACCTCTGCAACAGCCTCGGGATGGTTGTTCCTGTGCCTAGCATTCCAAGTAAACCCAGCTAGGTCGGTGATCAGTTGCCACGCTTCATCTgcggtcttgtactttttcagagAACCATTACTCGCACCATCTAATGTAGTCTTGTCCTGAGACTTCATGCCCTGTGTGAAGTAGCTGATCAACACCAACTTatcaatcatgtggtgggggTAAGCCTCTAGAAGGTTCCTGAAGTGCTCCCAATACTCATACAGAGTCTCTGAGTTGCCTTGAATAATGCAGGAAATTTCTTTCCTCAGTCTATCAGTcacttcagctggaaagtatTTTTCTAAGAATTCTCTCCTGAGCGTATCCCAGTTAATAACAACTGcttcaggttgagtgtagtaccactccctTGCCTTTTCTTCAAGAAAAAATGGGAAGGCAGTTAGTAGGATAGAGGTCACATCTGCACCATGACGCCTAACAACAAAATAGGCTGTCTGAAAATCTCTGAGGTGCTTGAGAGGCTcgtgagcaggtaagccatgaaacctTGGTAGTAGATTGATTAGTGCAGTCTTTAGTTCAACATCTGCACCCAGATTTGGATGACACGCTTGAAATAGTGGCAGTGTAAAGTATGGGGCTCCTGCTTCCTGGAGAGTAACCCTCCTGGGCGCTGCCATATTATCTGCACGTAAATCAACAAAGTCAGTAGAAGAGGGGCTTGTTTCTCCCTTAAATGACACTTCAGATTCGTCTTCAGATAAGACTGGTGAATTGGTAGTAACCACTTTACCACCCTCAGAGGCTAACCGACGCCGAGCTcgccttatacgtgaaagagttctttcaattttcggATCAAACGCGGCTAAGCTCGGATCAggtagtgaacgcgtcattcaatgaaagaaacatacagctcatggtaatgagaataaggtatgtaaatatgtaaatataaaaatatttacactaaTCAATAACTTAGCACACTATTgaaactccccggcaacggtgccaataaTTGACGTGCGGAAAATTGtcgattaagaatttataatgaACTGACGTTGCGAGTATAGTCCTTAACCAACAAAGATTCtgcgtatcaatttaaaaagggttTTTGTCacaatataagaataaaatattgggagtatgaatcccaggtcgtctcccaacgagttgctaaGAGAGGGATATTTATTGATCATGAGGTTTCTGAGAAATTTCAAGTTGgagaatataattaaaataaagaaaatcaacgagagatttaattaattatgataaaaagccttgactgggagaagattaatcgaaAGTTCTATGCTTGTTAGCTTCCCCAAGGTTAATAATAATTGGTTGTTGTTCTACTCAGTTATCCCTTACCGAATAAGGGAAATTTAAGTATTgagccaacttctattcacaagtcctaatcctctcccttgggaaggattagcatTAGTAATTAGAGAgccagccaacaacttccaattactAATTAAcgcttgagtattccaactcaaggttctcctcttaatcaactcccaagtcaagttgggaatctactccattgacatgaataCTACGTTCACAGGCATATAGGGGGAATAAagagaagacatgataaattgAATAACAACTAAAAATTGATTAAAGGTAAAGGTagttctttgcattaataaatcctaaaatcatAAACATACGTATCTGAACAGGATAAATGGgtaattaaaatagtaaaggaaTAAGCAAACAAACTAGGATAATGGAAACTTCAACGGAGGtagtaactcttctcaatatcccaatcaaaagcataaaactagaAATCTATGAATGTGAAGAACCCTAGAGGAAGTAGTGATTTTCTCTCCAAGATtccaaaactaaaactaaaaactaagaatgtgtgaattgtgtgaatttgTCTTGAGTCCCTgctgttccctggctctagtctgtgtttctgggccgaaaactgggtcaaaacacggCCCGAAATTACCCCTAGcattttctgcgttttctgcacgtggcgcatgtcacgcgtacgcatcgatggTCTTCTTtgcgtgtcacgcgtacgcatcaggtACGCGCATGCGTCGCTGTGTgaatctccaaatcacgcgtacgcgtcagtacgtgcacgcgtcgctcctcgctagttatctccttcaattcttgtgctccttccatttatgcaagcttcctctccgtcctctaagccattcctgccctatatagcctgaaaacacttaacgcacGGATCACGatatcgaatggtataaagagggattaaaaatacacaatttaaaggcttaggaagcgagtttttcaaccatagaaccaaattgggaaggaattgtaaaatcatgcaattcacaTGAATAAGTGTAGGAAGAAtctgataaaaaccactcaattcaacacaagataaaccataaaatagtggtttatcatccATAAATCCTGTTCGCATGCTTTCCAACTATTTCACAACCTTCCAACATATAAATGTATTGATTTCATTCAACAATTCCCATTAAACTCaactttttaacaaaatttacaaAACCTCTAACTTTCCAAATTCTCAATTCCAAAACCTCATATTCATAACCAAAACAACTCCATTGTCCCAAAACATGTTCATACACTACTTTTTCACACCATATATGTCAACCCACAAAATTTACCCAATCCATTTCAAATTGATATCACAAAATCATCTTGAATTCTCAACAACCCAACAATCAACATCATTGTCTTTATCTTATACTTCAAAACTCAAAACTCGACTCATACAAATTCATATACTCATCATACACAAATCATATCAATATCCCAAATACACAATTCAATCTCAATCCATTAAGTTCATTCTTATCTTAAGgtcttctagcctaagttttcatgtGACATTAAATACTAActatgagaaaccaaaaccataccttggccaatttctCCCCAAACTCAAACTCCTCAATTCAAGCCTCCAAGGTTCCAAACCAAGTGTTATAAGGTCCAGCCACCAAAGTTTGATTTCAAGTGCTCTAATTCACCGATTAAATCTCTAATTTAACATAAATTCAATCTAATTCTATGAAATTCACCAAATTAATAACTAGAGTTCAAATAATTAGATAACTACAAGGATTTAGAGTTTCCTTACCTTATCCATAGATTAATTGGACAAAACCCAACAATTATTCACCACTAGAGTACTCCTAAACCattgaaatcacaaaatctCTTAATACCAAAATCCAAATttgtggaaaagatggaacAGAGAAATGGGCACAAAATATCAAATTTCTTACCAAAATTTTGGTATGATTTGAAAGAGAAATCCGAGACGAATGCATGGCTGCTACCGGATCGTCAATCGGAGTTTCGGATTGAAAGTTACGTGGAATTGAATTTTTGGAGCAAGTGTTTTGTTCTTGATTTATTCCCTTCCCCAAAACCAGTATGTTTCACttatgaaaaaggaaaagaagagctGAATCTCTTAAAGGAGGTTGAAatgggttgggccttgggcccatcGTGGACCCGATTCAGCCGGTTCGGCTCGACGACCTAATTTTGggcaaattctttaaaattagtgttaaaattcgtattttaattatttctacttttctaaaatataaaatttaatttcctaattttttaaataatgattaatttattggttaCTTATTTACTAATTAGGTTTACACAATCTAACTCTGTCAATAGGTTCACTCTCTTTCTTAAACCTAACTCTAATTATCAGACCTTAAATAGAGTTTTCAGAGGTttgaaaaaattagaagaatgaTTGATAGTTCAAAAATCGTGAATTTTTAACAAAACAGGAGTTTCAGAGGGTTACAAACTTGTTGGGAAGGTCAAGAAGTTAAAAATAGCGTTATAGTATAAAACAGGGCATCGTGCTTACGCATGGTACTATACGTATGAACAACTTGCAAATTCCCTAGGGTGTGCATATGCACACCTTctcgtgcgtacgcatgagCTTCCCACACACTCtggtctgtgcgtgcgcacaataGTGTGTATACGCATGCACACCAGAGTTTCTGGTTTTCGGAAATTTGCTGCAGAATTCAGTTTTAAAACCTAAACTTCAaacgcgcataacttttttgttaaaaataatttttagtccGTTCTTCAAACATCATAAATTACTCGGACCCAGTTTTCGTTTAAGataaatttcattaaatttgagGGTCCGAGGGCCAAGTTACAATGCATCAAAGTTGGTTAAGAATTGTGTTTTCACCAAAGGCACAAACCTTAAGTTTTCCAAAGTTTCCAAATCCAAAACTAACCAATGCATACCCAATTCTACACAAATAATGCCTACACAATGTCACACACTTATTATCAAATTTCCAATCATCTTAACACATACATTCCTCAATttctttatttcattttcttcacACACTTTCATTAACTCCCTCGTTCAATATCAACATCCAACCTTTTAATTATTCAACAATTTTCATGGATAATTTTCCACCAAGCTCAACATGTATTACCAATAATCATAAAACATTAATAATTCACaaaattcaacttatcctatggacgattagcctaagttttcacgtaacattatatattaactacaagaaaccaaaactatACATTGGTCGATTCCTTCCTAAGCCACAAGACACCATAAACGCTTCTCCTCCAGAAGCTCTAAGTCTCCAACTCTGCACCAAAAGAGTTTCCAGTCTCCAATGCTCAATTAAGCATCCATCATCCACCAATTTGATTCCAAATTATACATTCAATCTAATACCATtcaatttcactataatcaacatAGGGTTACAAAATTTCAATAATTGACAAGGGTTTAGTGATTCTTACTGTACCCACTGGTATTTTTGACAAAATACAAAGATAACTCGCTGCTAAAGTTcacctaaaccatcaaaatcattcaatttctcAATATAAAAACTtccaaaattttaaactaaagaTAGGAAGGCTAGGTGAGAAAATGCAACTTtcaactaaaaattttaaagagaaTTCTGAGATGAACGCGTGGCCATTGACGGCTTGTCAAATGGAGCTCCGGATTGAGAGATATGTGGAATTGAAATTTGGGAGTGAGTGAAAGTTAGGGTTCCATGGATTCCTTCCCTCTAAGCTGCGTGTTTCATGCGATTTGGGGGAGGAGGAGGCTGCGTGTTGGCTTGTACACAGGGACGGATACATGGGGCACAAGTGGAGGCCTGGGCCGCTccacttttaaaaaaaaaagtagtagtTACTAGTTAGAAGCCCAACCCAACCCAAATAAAAcatgataattttaaaaaatttttaaatccctAAAACTAATCATTTCTCTTCACGTTTCCTATTCTTTCCTAATTCTACGAGTCACGCAGCTTCCTCCCTGATCCTGAGTCATGTCACTTCTCTAGTGaagttttcaaatttcaatcatattcaTATCAATTAAAGTAAGGtatttatttcataaaattatttaagatttattttcttttattttttattttattttttaataaatttgatagtgatttagtgaaaaaattattattatttgatttagagtttgtttatttatgtaagtatataattatttgagTTCTTTTTTCCAGGTAAAAAGAAACTAGAACATTTTatgatgaaaaaaaagtaaaattgatgCAATTTTTAAGAGAAAAGTTACTGATAATGTTAGAGTTCAAACAAGTCAACCCTCTAATCTTATTTCACAAGAAGTTCAAGTAAGTGAACTCTCTAATCTTACTCAAAATACACATCAACATGAAGCCAAAGTACTAAGATTAGAAAGAGATGTTGATATTTCTTTACTAGAAAGGGATCTAGGAAAGCGACGTCCAATTTGGCAGTATAATATCAATGAACGTGATAAAATTTGTAGAGCATATATAATAGTTGGGTCATACCAACCAACAAATATTAGCTATCCAGCTTCTGGTAATAACAATCACCGTCGATATTTTCAATCTTCTTGgtttaaaaaatttctaaattggTTAGAATATTCACCACAAAAAGATGCTGCTTATTGTTTGCCTTGCTACTTGtttggtaaacattatggtgcTCGCAATGATGGAAAAAATACATTTTCAGAGTTGGGATTTAGTAATTGGAAAAAAGTAAACAATGGGGTAAATTGTGCATTTGTATGTCACGAGGGTTCTATTCCTAATTCTCCCCATAATTTATGTGTGAAATTTTGTGATGATTTAATGGCTCAATCTAAGCATATAGACAAAGTTCTTGATAGTCATAGTGATGAAACTATTGCAAATAACCGTTTAAGGTTAAAGACATCTATTAATGCTATTCAATGGCTTGCATTTCAAGCATGTGCATTAAGAGGCGGTGATGAAAGTCCTGGATCTTTGAATAGGGGAAATTTTATTGAGTTAATTAAGCTTTTGGCTTCCTGTAATCAGAATGTTAATAATGTTGTCCTTGAAAATTCTCCTGGAAATGCTCAATATATATCTCCCGGTGttcaaaaagataaattacATATCTTTGCTAGAAAAGTCTGTGCAACAATTCGAGAAGAAATTGGTGATtctaaattttgtataattattgaTGAAGCAAGAGATGAGTCAAAGCAAGAACAAATGTTTAtggttttgagatttatagacAAGCACGGTTGTGTTCAAGAAAGATTTTTTGATCTTATACATATTTCTGATACATGTTCTTTGAcattgaaaatagaaatttcATCAGTTCTTTCTCGTCATAATCATGATGTCCAAAATCTTAGGGGACAAGGGTATGATGGAGCTAGTAATATGCGTGGTGAATGGAATGGATTGCAAGctctatttttgaaagattgCCCTTTTGTTTATTACATTCATTGTCTTGCTCATCGATTACAATTAGCACTTGTTTCTACAGCCAAAGAAGTTTGTTATgttcataaattattttcaaaacttaCACTAATTGTGAATGTTGTGACTGTTTCTCCTAAATGTCATGATTAGTTAAAGG encodes the following:
- the LOC107465332 gene encoding uncharacterized protein LOC107465332; protein product: MAQSKHIDKVLDSHSDETIANNRLRLKTSINAIQWLAFQACALRGGDESPGSLNRGNFIELIKLLASCNQNVNNVVLENSPGNAQYISPGVQKDKLHIFARKVCATIREEIGDSKFCIIIDEARDESKQEQMFMVLRFIDKHGCVQERFFDLIHISDTCSLTLKIEISSVLSRHNHDVQNLRGQGYDGASNMRGEWNGLQALFLKDCPFVYYIHCLAHRLQLALVSTAKELKVSQVNNIANLIANDHIVTGSGLNKIGTLQRVSNTRWGSHLNSVRSLLCMFDATCEVLEKKHRRGSFFHSW